In Bombina bombina isolate aBomBom1 chromosome 6, aBomBom1.pri, whole genome shotgun sequence, a single genomic region encodes these proteins:
- the CNN1 gene encoding calponin-1, protein MSATHFNRGPAYGLSAEVKNKLASKYDPHLEADLREWIESVTGRKIGEKFMDSLKDGVILCELINKLYPGSVRKINDSPQNWHQLENIGNFIKAISDYGIRPDDIFEANDLFENTNFSQVQSTLVALASVAKAKGNKVNFGVKYADRQERRFQPEKLREGRNIIGLQMGTNKFASQKGMTSYGTRRHLYDPKMGNEQPLDQATISLQMGTNKWASQAGMTAPGTKRQIFEQKLGMEHCDTQTIPLQMGSNKGASQQGMTVYGLPRQVYDSKYCLDSNLYGEDGHYDGSQYYNSE, encoded by the exons CTTGCTTCAAAATATGATCCACACCTAGAGGCAGATCTCAGAGAATGGATAGAATCAGTCACTGGGAGGAAAATCGGAGAGAAGTTCATGGATTCCTTAAAAGATGGAGTTATCCTTTGCGA GTTAATTAATAAACTGTATCCTGGATCCGTTCGGAAGATCAATGATTCTCCACAAAACTGGCATCAG CTGGAAAACATTGGGAACTTTATTAAAGCTATATCAGATTACGGTATCAGACCCGATGATATATTTGAAGCAAACGACCTGTTTGAGAACACCAACTTTTCACAGGTTCAATCCACTCTTGTGGCGTTAGCTAGTGTG GCCAAAGCAAAAGGTAACAAGGTGAATTTTGGCGTGAAGTACGCAGACCGGCAGGAGCGGAGGTTCCAGCCTGAAAAACTCAGAGAAGGAAGAAATATTATTGGTCTTCAG ATGGGCACCAACAAGTTTGCCAGCCAAAAAGGAATGACCTCTTATGGGACCCGCAGACACCTGTATGACCCCAAAATGGGCAATGAACAGCCCTTGGACCAGGCTACCATCAGTCTACAAATGGGCACCAACAAATGGGCTTCCCAG GCTGGTATGACTGCTCCAGGAACCAAACGTCAGATCTTTGAACAGAAACTTGGCATGGAGCACTGTGACACCCAGACAATTCCTTTGCAAATGGGCTCAAACAAGGGGGCATCTCAGCAGGGCATGACTGTGTATGGGCTCCCACGCCAAGTCTATGATTCAAAATACTGCTTGGATAGCAACTTATATGGTGAAGATGGGCACTATGACGGCAGCCAGTATTACAACTCTGAATAA